The genomic segment CGTGCGCGTATTGCCTCACCATGCTCGACGACGGCCTGAAAGACCTCAACGCCGACGTGCCCGTTAAAGACGTCGCGGAGCTCTTGGCCGATCGGATATAAACCGTCCGCTTCAGCGGGCGGTACTGAGCCGCGGCGCGTTAGCCGCCCGAACGCAAACCGTCCGCTTTAGCGGACGGTACTGAGCCGCGGCACGCGTTAGCCGCCGGCTTAAGCCGGCGGCACGGGGTATATTGCCTTATGGTGGTCTTACACGTAGCCGAAGACATCGGCGCCCACGTTCAAGAACAGAAGTCGACTACCGCGGCTTTTATATTAAACTACCGCGTCGTCTTCCGGACGAAGCGCAACCGCCGCGTACTCGAAAGCGAAGTTGCCAGTGAGTGCCTTAAATTAATTCTAGACGTAGCAGAACGGCGGGGTTATAAAATCTTAGCGGCGGCGCTTATGCCGGACCACGTCCACCTCGTCGTCGCGCTAACGCCTTCCGACCGGGTGAGCGACGCGATTCGATATTTTAAAGGGACGGCGGCCAGATTTCTCAGAGAAAAATTCCCCGCTTTGCGCGAAGCAGCCTCGAGCCTTTGGAGCGAGGGATACTAC from the bacterium genome contains:
- the tnpA gene encoding IS200/IS605 family transposase produces the protein MVVLHVAEDIGAHVQEQKSTTAAFILNYRVVFRTKRNRRVLESEVASECLKLILDVAERRGYKILAAALMPDHVHLVVALTPSDRVSDAIRYFKGTAARFLREKFPALREAASSLWSEGYY